One Thermus sp. CCB_US3_UF1 DNA window includes the following coding sequences:
- a CDS encoding ABC transporter permease, with amino-acid sequence MKRVYRVFWKEMVQVFRDRKLVLSTLVLPVLLMPVFMFGPSLLLDRLLRETEQKRQEVAVAGLPEEALQALAKANLSPVPVPDPEAAVREGNYPVGLRYQGGTYRVFARLGSGLTEGQVAAGKVQAALQALKEAKVAEALARKGVPVEALTPFQVEVVDASPEREKAGGLLGFLLPFFLVVFILSGGQVVAVDATAGEKEKGTLEALLMTPVPLWQLALGKTLATVAMALLSGVAGLLGLALGGALATRLGGGLLLETGQVMALGGRVVLDGGSFLALFLSAFLLALFMGAVMVSLGLYARSFKEAQSYMAPLQLLALLPLLLLQFRDFLELEAWHHLLPLFNVALLMDALLKGSATPWQAGLTWGSTLVYGALALLFAVRVFAREEVVFRN; translated from the coding sequence GTGAAAAGGGTATACCGCGTCTTCTGGAAGGAGATGGTCCAGGTCTTCCGCGACCGCAAGCTGGTCCTCTCCACCCTGGTGCTGCCGGTCCTGCTCATGCCGGTCTTCATGTTCGGACCCAGCCTCCTCCTGGACCGGCTCTTGCGGGAAACCGAGCAAAAGCGCCAGGAGGTGGCGGTGGCGGGGCTACCAGAGGAGGCGCTGCAGGCCTTGGCCAAGGCCAACCTCTCCCCTGTACCCGTCCCCGACCCGGAGGCCGCGGTGCGGGAAGGAAACTACCCCGTGGGCCTCCGCTACCAGGGGGGGACCTACCGGGTCTTCGCCCGCTTGGGCTCGGGGCTCACGGAAGGCCAGGTGGCGGCGGGAAAGGTGCAAGCCGCCCTGCAGGCCCTCAAAGAGGCCAAGGTGGCGGAGGCCCTGGCCCGGAAAGGGGTACCGGTGGAGGCGCTCACCCCCTTCCAGGTGGAGGTGGTGGACGCCTCCCCCGAGCGGGAGAAGGCAGGGGGGCTCCTCGGCTTCCTCCTCCCCTTCTTTCTGGTGGTCTTCATCCTCTCCGGGGGCCAGGTGGTGGCCGTGGACGCCACCGCCGGGGAGAAGGAGAAGGGGACCCTCGAGGCCCTGCTCATGACCCCAGTGCCCCTTTGGCAGCTGGCCTTGGGCAAAACCCTGGCCACGGTGGCCATGGCCCTCCTCTCTGGGGTAGCGGGGCTTCTGGGCCTGGCCCTGGGCGGGGCCCTGGCCACCCGGCTGGGGGGTGGCCTCCTCCTGGAAACCGGGCAGGTGATGGCCCTGGGCGGGCGGGTGGTCCTGGATGGGGGCAGTTTTCTGGCCCTCTTCCTCTCGGCCTTCCTGCTGGCCCTCTTCATGGGGGCGGTGATGGTCAGCCTGGGGCTTTACGCCCGCAGCTTCAAGGAGGCGCAAAGCTACATGGCCCCCCTGCAGCTTTTGGCCCTTTTACCCCTGCTTCTCCTCCAGTTCCGGGACTTCTTGGAGCTAGAGGCCTGGCACCACCTCCTGCCCCTCTTCAACGTGGCCCTCCTCATGGACGCCCTCCTCAAGGGAAGCGCCACCCCTTGGCAGGCGGGGCTCACCTGGGGTTCCACCCTGGTCTACGGGGCCTTGGCCCTCCTCTTCGCCGTACGGGTCTTCGCCCGGGAAGAGGTGGTGTTCCGCAACTGA
- a CDS encoding cob(I)yrinic acid a,c-diamide adenosyltransferase, with the protein MKIYTKTGDAGETGLYGAERVVKAHPRVEAYGTVDEANSALGLARSLLPKEHLDLQDLLERIQNALFDLGADLATRMGSPYEKNIARMEAEDVEGLERAIDRYMEESPPFRGFILPGGHPAAAALHLARTVVRRAERKVVALSREEPVNPEAIRYLNRLSDLLFVLARVVNAREGVREEEWLVKKRR; encoded by the coding sequence ATGAAGATCTACACCAAAACCGGGGACGCTGGGGAGACGGGGCTGTACGGGGCCGAGCGGGTGGTGAAGGCCCACCCCCGGGTGGAGGCCTACGGCACCGTGGATGAGGCCAACAGCGCCCTGGGCCTGGCCCGGAGCCTCCTGCCCAAGGAACACCTGGACCTTCAAGACCTCCTGGAGCGCATCCAGAACGCCCTTTTTGACCTGGGGGCCGACCTGGCCACCCGCATGGGAAGCCCCTACGAAAAGAACATCGCCCGCATGGAGGCCGAGGACGTGGAAGGGCTGGAGCGGGCCATTGACCGCTACATGGAGGAAAGCCCGCCCTTCCGTGGCTTCATCCTCCCCGGGGGGCACCCCGCGGCGGCGGCTTTACACCTGGCCCGCACCGTGGTGCGCCGGGCCGAGCGCAAGGTGGTGGCCCTAAGCCGGGAGGAGCCGGTGAACCCCGAGGCCATCCGCTACCTGAACCGGCTTTCCGACCTCCTCTTCGTCCTGGCCCGGGTGGTGAACGCCCGGGAAGGCGTGCGGGAGGAGGAGTGGCTGGTGAAGAAGCGGCGCTAG
- a CDS encoding ATP-binding cassette domain-containing protein, producing MIEVRGLGKAYGRQMALRDLSFQVAPGEVYALLGPNGAGKTTTLRILATLVRPSKGEARVAGFDVTREALEVRRRLGLVNGGMRVYDRLTGREVLSFFAGFYGLEGRAFREALDWVVGLLRMEETLERRVMEMSTGMRQKVVIARAILHRPPVLLLDEATAGLDVFARRALLDFVKAYRDLGHTIVYSTHVMSEAEEVADRVGFLHGGRLVYEGTKAEALALGGGSLERAFVQVVREAA from the coding sequence ATGATTGAAGTCAGGGGGTTGGGCAAAGCCTACGGGCGCCAGATGGCCCTGCGGGACCTCTCCTTCCAGGTGGCCCCCGGGGAGGTTTACGCCCTCTTGGGGCCCAACGGGGCCGGGAAGACCACCACCTTAAGGATCCTGGCCACCTTGGTGCGCCCTTCCAAGGGGGAGGCCCGGGTGGCGGGGTTTGACGTAACCCGGGAAGCCTTGGAGGTGCGCAGGCGCCTGGGCCTGGTCAACGGGGGGATGCGGGTCTACGACCGCCTCACGGGGCGGGAGGTCCTCTCCTTCTTCGCCGGGTTCTACGGCCTGGAGGGGCGGGCCTTTCGGGAGGCCCTGGACTGGGTGGTGGGGCTTTTGCGCATGGAGGAAACCCTGGAGCGGCGGGTGATGGAGATGTCCACAGGGATGCGGCAGAAAGTGGTTATCGCCCGGGCCATCCTCCACCGTCCCCCCGTGCTCCTCCTGGACGAGGCCACGGCCGGCCTGGATGTCTTCGCCCGGCGGGCCCTTTTGGACTTCGTCAAGGCCTACCGGGACCTGGGCCATACCATCGTCTACTCCACCCATGTCATGAGCGAAGCGGAGGAGGTGGCGGACCGGGTGGGCTTCCTGCACGGGGGAAGGCTGGTCTACGAGGGCACCAAGGCCGAGGCCCTGGCCCTGGGTGGGGGAAGCCTGGAGCGGGCGTTTGTGCAGGTGGTGCGGGAGGCGGCGTGA